CAGAAGAAAAAACAATCAAAAGCTGAAAAAATCCAACTAACACATGAGGAGAAAATCCATAGAATGCAGGTATTTGCCCAAAAAGGAGATTTTAGGCAATTCTATAAACTTGAGCAAGCGGCAAAAGCTGGTGATGTCTACGCAATCTACTATACAGGCGAATATTATTACAATATCAAAGAATATAAACAAGCACTCAAATACTTCAATGAAGCTGCTGATAAAGGTTATGGTCAAGCATACTACAAATTAGCTTCACTATACTATAATGAGGAGCAAAATGGCGTACCATTTAATAAAGAAAAGGCCATGTACTACTACAAAAAAGCTGCTGAACTAGGTGTCAGGAATGCTCAGCATATATTGATGCTTATTGAATAATATTCTCAATCTCTATTATTAATTTATCTATCTCAGCAGTATTTTGCTTAATCTCATTGACTAACTCAAGTGGTGATTTATGCTCAATAGTTTCAACTTTATTAGGGTTTTTTGCTGATATATCATAGTCTTTGATATCCGCGACATTTACTATCCAGCTGTTTTCTGTAAGCTTACGCGATTGCCAAATCTCTAAAAACTCAGCAAAATGCTCAAACTGAATAGGTTTGTTTTTGGTGAGTTTATATGGGGGGTTTACTTCATAGTAGAAAATATCTGTAGTGCTACCATCTCTATCAAAGAAAATCACATTAGTTTTAACGCCACTATATGGCAAAAACACCCCAGCAGGAAGTGAAACTATAGTGTGAACATTATAATTTTCTAATAGTTCTTTTTTGACATTTTTAAAAGCATTGTTGGTTTGAAATAACACGCCCTCTGGCACAACCACACCACATCTACCACCCAGTTTTAGACTTTTGTAAATATGTTGTAAAAATAGTAACTCTGTAGCATTTGATTTAATTGGAAAATTAGCTTGAATAGTTGCTTTTTCTTTACCGCCAAAAGGTGGATTGGCTAGGATAATATCATAACGGTCTTTTTCCTCAAGACTACGAATATCTTTTACAAGTGTATTTGCCTTGGTAATATTCGGTGATGTGATACCATGCAAAATCATATTCATCATACCCATTACATACGATAATGGCGTTTTTTCTTTACCAAAAAAAGCCTCTTCATTGAGAAATTTAAGCTGTGTCGTAGATAGCTCTTTGCTAT
This Francisella opportunistica DNA region includes the following protein-coding sequences:
- a CDS encoding class I SAM-dependent DNA methyltransferase, with the translated sequence MQSKINRITDILRRDDGISGAMHYTEQVSWILFLKFLNDYENEKALEAELIDQDYTFVLDKKYRWNTWAAPKGADGKLDISEINSGADLLNFVNKELFPYLKSFKSIDENVKTLKYKIGAVFEYIDNRIASGHTLRDVINEIDELNFNKKEDLYQLSQIYENLLKEMGSDGGNSGEFYTPRPLVKAIVDVVNPKAGQTVYDPAAGTCGFLIDAYEHMYSKELSTTQLKFLNEEAFFGKEKTPLSYVMGMMNMILHGITSPNITKANTLVKDIRSLEEKDRYDIILANPPFGGKEKATIQANFPIKSNATELLFLQHIYKSLKLGGRCGVVVPEGVLFQTNNAFKNVKKELLENYNVHTIVSLPAGVFLPYSGVKTNVIFFDRDGSTTDIFYYEVNPPYKLTKNKPIQFEHFAEFLEIWQSRKLTENSWIVNVADIKDYDISAKNPNKVETIEHKSPLELVNEIKQNTAEIDKLIIEIENIIQ